In a single window of the Dreissena polymorpha isolate Duluth1 chromosome 3, UMN_Dpol_1.0, whole genome shotgun sequence genome:
- the LOC127872066 gene encoding zinc finger CCCH-type antiviral protein 1-like yields the protein MFTPSPQEPSDQSMRLVCVQDNIYAESTETDHGRLFKMEDASSKFLCMGNIHGNCKQEKCTRLYSETHLPYLWQIHLFGGWFTLPNSESVEQLFSSPKEKDYSFKFTYELDLCIFPLDCTIVFEPVTRAFIREYSFVEVRRLSTMSFNEAGDVGDSYVTQWRWYWKDNDGEWMLFEPDSLQHTLEAKFLAKQTTYLYWRENYKWKYTIDFG from the exons ATGTTTACCCCTTCGCCACAAGAACCGTCAGATCAATCGATGAGACTAGTATGTGTACAAGATAATATTTACGCTGAATCAACAGAGACAGACCATGGCAGGCTGTTCAAAATGG AGGATGCATCCAGCAAGTTCCTGTGCATGGGTAATATCCATGGCAACTGTAAACAAGAAAAGTGTACAAGACTTTATAGCGAAACACATTTACCTTACCTTTGGCAGATACACCTTTTTGGGGGTTGGTTCACGTTACCGAATTCTGAAAGTGTTGAACAACTGTTCAGTTCTCCGAAAGAAAAGGATTATTCTTTCAAGTTT ACCTATGAATTGGACTTATGCATTTTCCCTTTGGACTGTACAATAGTGTTTGAACCAGTGACACGGGCATTCATTCGTGAGTATAGTTTTGTAGAGGTCAGGCGTTTGAGCACAATGTCTTTCAACGAGGCCGGCGATGTGGGGGACAGCTACGTAACTCAATGGCGATGGTACTGGAAGGACAATGACGGGGAATGGATGTTGTTTGAACCT GACTCTCTTCAGCATACGCTTGAGGCCAAGTTTCTTGCTAAACAAACCACATACCTGTACTGGCGTGAAAACTACAAGTGGAAGTATACGATTGACTTTGGT